DNA sequence from the Caulobacter segnis genome:
CGCCTGCAACTGGCCCAGCCCACCATCACCCGGGCCCTGGGCGCGCTGGGCGCGTTCGTCGAGGCGCGACGGGCGCCGGGCGACGCGCGCTCCAAGTCCCTGGCCCTCACCCCGGCCGGCGAGGCCCTGCTGGTCCGGGTCCAGACAGAGCTGCTGCCTCGCATCGAACCGGCCGCCGCCGAGCTGGTTCAGGGCCTGTCCGGCGACTTCATGCAGGGCCTGGCCAAGGTCGAGGCCCGGCTTGCCGAAAGATCGCTGCTGGAGCGCATCCAGGCCGCCGGCCGCCCGGCTATGTGGGCCCGCGACTTCTCCGACGACCTGGCCGAGACCTTCCACCAGATCAACGCCGAATGGATCGGCGAGATGTTCGCCCTGGAGCAGAACGACATCGACCTGCTGTCACGGCCGCGCGAGCTGATCCTGGACAAGGGCGGGGTGGTGCTGTTCGCCGAGACCCCGGAGCTGGGCGTGGTCGGCACTTGCGCCCTGATGGTCTCCAAGGACGGCTGGGTCGAGCTGACCAAGATGGGGGTGCTGAAGAGCGCGCGCGGCCTCAAGGTCGGCGAGTTCCTGCTGGCCAAGACCCTGGAGCGCGCCGCCAGCCTGGGCATGGACAAGGTCTATCTGCTGACCAACAAGAAATGCGGCCCGGCCATCCACCTCTACGAGAAGCTGGGCTTCGTCCACGACGCCGAGATCATGCAAAAGTTCGGCGCGCGCTACGAGCGCTGCGACGTGGCGATGTCGTATCGGCCGACGCCGCAGGCCCCCACCTGACCGCTTCGCGGTCGTCCGCCCCCAGAGGGGGGCGGAAGTTGATCCGCGCCCCTTCTTCCCCCTCCGGGGGAGGAGCGCCGCAGGCGCGGAGGGGGCAAGCGTGGGTCGAAAGCCGCCCTAGTCCACCCTCCCCAGCACCTTTCGGATCGTCTCCACCATCCGGTCGATGTGCGCCTTCTCCAGGATCAGCGGCGGCGACAGGGCGATGATGTCGCCGGTGACGCGGATCAAGAGGCCTTCGTCGAAACAGGTCTCGAAGACCTCCATGGCCCGGGCGGTGGGCGCGCCGGGGCGGGATTCCAGCTCGACGCCGGCGACCAGGCCGAGGTCGCGGATGTCGATGACGTGCTGGGCGTCGGCCAGCCCGTGGACGGCTTCGCGCCAGTAGCCCTCGATCGCGGCGGCGCGGGCGAAGAGGTCGTCCTCCTGGTAGGTCTCCAGGGTGGCGATGCCGGCCGCGCAGGCCAGCGGGTGGGCCGAATAGGTGTAGCCGTGGAAGAGCTCGATCGGCGCGTCGGCGCCCTCCAGCATGGCGTCGTAGATCGCCGTGGAGGCCGCGACCGCGCCGGCCGGGACGGCGGCGTTGGTCAGGCCCTTGGCCAGGCACATCAGGTCGGGCGTGACGCCGAAGCGGTCGGCGGCGAACGGGGCGGCCAGGCGTCCGAAACCGGTGATCACCTCGTCGAAGATCAGCAGGATGTCGTGCTTGTCGCAGATGGCCCGCAGGCGCTCCAGATAGCCCTGGGGCGGGACCAGCACGCCGGTCGAGCCGGCCACCGGCTCGACGATCACGGCGGCGATGTTGGAGGCGTCGTGCAGGGCGACGATCCGCTCCAGGTCGTCGGCCAGGTGAGCGCCGTGCTCGGGCTGGCCCTTGGCGAACCGGTTGCCGGCCACGCCGTGGGTGTGGGGCAGGTGGTCGACGCCGGTGAGCAGGGACCCGAAGTACTTGCGGTTGGTCGGGATGCCGCCTACCGAGATGCCGCCGAAGCCGACGCCGTGATAGCCGCGCTCGCGACCGATCAGGCGGGTCTTGGTCCCCTTGCCCCGGGCGCGGTGATAGGCCAGCGCGATCTTCAGGGCGGTGTCGACCGACTCCGAGCCGCTGTTGGTGAAGAAGATCCGGTCCAGCCCCTTCGGTGTGATCTGGGCCAGGCGCGAGGCGAACTGGAAGGCCAGCGGATGGCCCATGTTGAAGCAGGGGGCGTAGTCCATCTCGGCCGCCTGCTTCTGGATGGCCTCGCGGATCCTGGGCCGGTCGTGGCCGGCGTTGACGCACCATAGGCCCGAGGTGGCGTCCAGGACCTCGCGGCCGTCGGGCGTGCGGTAGAACATGCCGCTGGCGCTGGCCAGCATCCGCGGATGGCTCTTGAACCGCCGGTTCGGCGTGAACGGCATCCAGAAAGCGTCGAGATCGTTGGCGCCGAAGTCGGGCATGGCGGGAGAACTCCATCCGGGTATTGCATTGTGATCGCAATTGCGACCCAACTTGCAAGCCCTTCACGGAACGCGCCGGATGAAGACCCGCAAGCCGCTCGCAGATTCGACAGCCGTCCACGACCAGATCTACGAGGCGATCCGCCAGGCGTTGATCACGGGGCGGATCGCGCCGGGCAAGGGTGTGTCCTTGCGCAGCCTGGCCGCCGAACTGGGGGTCAGCCCCATGCCGGTGCGCGACGCGGTCCGCCGACTGGTGGCGGAACGCGCCCTGGCGATCAATCCGGCCAACAAGCGCCTCAGCGTGCCGTCCCTGACCGCCGACCGGCTGGAGCAGCTGTCCATGGCCCGCCTGTGGGTCGAGCCAGAGCTGGCCGCCAGAGCCGTCGCCAACGCCGACGCCAGCCTGGTCCGCCAGCTGCAGGCCATCGACGCCGATGTCGACGAGGCCCTGAGATTGGGCGACGTCGATCGCTACATGACCGCCAACCACGCCTTCCACTTCGCCCTCTACGAGCGAGCGGGGGCCGAGGTGCTGCTGGCCATGGCCGGCGGTCTGTGGCTGCAGGTCGGGCCGTTCATGCGGGTGGTGTTCGGCCGCGTCGGCGCCGACGGCCTGGTCGCCGATCGCCATGCTGAAGCGATAGAGGCCTTGCGCGCCCGCGACCCCGAGGGCGCCCGCCGCGCCATCGCCGCTGACCTTTCCGAAGGCATGGACAAGATGCGGGTCGCCGTCGAAGCCGGCAACGGGGCGACCATCGGAGCGGCGCCATGAGTCGGGCGCTTGACACTTCCGGTTCGCCGGAAAACTGTGATCACAATAGTCCGGATTTTCCCGCGTGACCTTGCCCGCCGACATTTCCGAGCGTCTCTCGCGCCTGGCCCTGCCTGGGCAGGCGATCATCGACGGCGCGCGGGTCGAGGCGGCTTCGGGCGCGACCTTCCACAACGTCTCGCCGCGTGACGGCCTGGTGCTGAACCAGGTGGCCGCCTGCCAGGCCGAGGACGTCGCCCGCGCCGTGGCCAGCGCCCGCGCCGCCTTCGAGGACGGCCGCTGGCGCGACCAGGGGCCACGCGCCAAGAAGAAGGTGCTGTTCCGCCTGGCCGAGCTGATGGAGCGCGACGCCGAGGAGCTGGCCCTGCTGGAGAGCCTGGACGTCGGCAAGCCGATCCGCGACGCCCGCAATGTCGACGTGCCGCTGGCGATCGGCACCTGCCGCTGGTACGCCGAGGCGTTGGACAAGGTCTATGGCGAGGTCGGCGCGTCGCCGGTCGATCGCCTGAGCTATGCGGTGCACGAGCCGCTGGGCGTGATCGGCGCGATCGTGCCGTGGAACTTCCCGCTGCACATGGCGATGTGGAAGGTCGCCCCGGCCCTGGCCATGGGCAATTCCGTGGTCCTGAAGCCCGCCGAGCAGTCGCCGCTGACGGCCTTGAAACTGGGCGAGCTGGCCCTTGAGGCTGGGCTCCCGGCCGGGGTGCTCAACGTCGTCCCCGGTCTGGGCGGCGTGGCGGGCGAGGCCCTGGCCCTGTCGATGGACGTCGACATGATCGCCTTCACCGGCTCGGGTCCGGTGGGCCGCAAGCTGATGGAATATTCGGCCCGCTCGAACCTGAAGCGGGTCAGCCTGGAGCTGGGCGGCAAGTCGCCCCAGATCGTCTTCGCCGATTGTCCCGACCTGGACGCCGCCGCCGAGGCCGCCGCCTGGGGCGTGTTCTATAACCAGGGCGAGGTCTGCACCGCCGCCTCGCGCCTGCTGGTCGAGGCGTCGATCAAGGACCGGTTCCTGGAGAAGGTGGTCGCGGTCGCCAAGGGCATGGCCGTCGGCGATCCCCTGGATCCGGCCACCCAGTTCGGCGCCATGGTCAGCGAGCGGCAGATGAACACCGCGCTGGACTACATCGCCACCGCCGACAGCCAGGGCGCGCGCCGCGTGCTGGGCGGTTCGCGCATTCGCCAGGACAGCGGCGGCTTCTATGTCGAGCCGACCATCTTCGACCGGGTCGAGGCCGACCACACCCTGGCCCGCGAGGAAGTGTTCGGGCCGGTCCTGAGCGTGCTGACGTTCAAGGACGAGGATCAGGCCGTGCGCCTGGCCAACGACACCGTCTACGGCCTGGCCGCCGGCCTGTGGACCTCGGACATCAACCGCGCCCTGCGCGGGGCGCGGCGGCTGAAGGCCGGGCTGGTGTGGGTCAACGGCTGGGACGCCTGCGACATCACCATGCCGTTCGGGGGCTTCAAGCAGTCCGGTTTCGGCCGTGACCGCAGCCTTCATGCGTTGCACAAGTACGCCGACCTGAAGTCGGTGTCCGTGACGCTGAGGTGAGTATCCCATGACCCTGAATCTCGTTGAAACCGAAGCCTTCATCGACGGCCTCTGGATCGAGGGCGACGAGACCTTCGAGGTGCTCAATCCCGCCGACGGGACGGTGATCGCCAAGGTCGCCGACCTGGGAGCCGGCGAGACCCGCGTGGCCATCGAGGCCGCGCATCGGGCCTTTCCAACCTGGGCGGCGAAGACGGCGAAAGAGCGCGGCGCGATCCTGAGGAAGTGGAGCGACCTGATGCTCGCCCACACCGAGGACCTGGCCCGGTTGATGACCGCCGAGCAGGGCAAGCCGCTGGCGGAGTCGCGGGGCGAGGTGGCCTATGGCGCGGCGTTCATCGACTGGTTCGCCGACGAGGCCAAACGCGCCTACGGCCACACCATTCCCTCACCGATGCCGGGCAAGCGCCTGGCCTCGATCAAGCAGCCGATCGGTGTCTGCGCGGCCATCGCGCCGTGGAACTTCCCGATCGCCATGATCACCCGCAAGGTCGGGCCGGCCCTGGCCGCCGGCTGCACGGTGGTGGTCAAGCCGGCCGCCGAGACGCCGCTGTGCGCCTTGGCCATCGCCCGGCTGGCGACCGAGGCCGGCGTGCCGCCCGGCGTGCTGAACGTCGTCACCGGCAAGGACTCCAGCGCCATCGGCAAGGCGCTGTGCGAGGACGGCCGGGTGCGCAAGCTGTCGTTCACCGGCTCGACCCCCGTGGGCAAGGTGCTCTATGGCCAGTGCGCCGGCACGATGAAGAAGCTCAGCCTGGAGCTGGGCGGCAACGCGCCCTTCATCGTCTTCGACGACGCCGACCTCGAGGCCGCCGTCGACGGCGCCATCGCCTCCAAGTACCGCAACACCGGCCAGACCTGCGTCTGCGCCAACCGCCTGATCATCCAGGCGGGTATCCACGACGCCTTCGTCCATCGTCTGGCCGAAAAGGTCGCGGCGATGAAGGTGGGACCCGGAACGGGCGAAGGCGTCACCATCGGTCCGCTGATCAACGACAAGGCCATCATCAAGGTCGAGGCCCTGGTGCGCGAGGCCGTCGCGGGCGGGGCCAAGGTGGTGACCGGCGGCGACCGCCACGACCTGGGCGGGCTGTTCTACCAGCCCACGGTGCTCTCCGACGCGACGCCGGACATGCGCCTGTTCCAGGAGGAGATCTTCGGTCCCGTCGCCCCGGTCGTGAAGTTCCACACCGAGGAGCAGGCGATCGAGCTGGCCAACGCCACGCCCTTTGGTCTCGCCGCCTATTTCTACAGCCGCGACGTCGGCCGCTGCTGGCGCGTAGCCGAGGCGATCGAGGCCGGCATGGTCGGCATCAACGAGGGCCTGATCTCCACGGAGGTGGCGCCGTTCGGCGGCGTGAAGGAATCCGGCCTGGGCCGCGAGGGCGCGTCCGAGGGTTTGGATGAGTACTTCGAGACGAAGTACCTCTGTTTCGGCGGGGTGGGATGATCGCTGAGCTCACCCGCACCGCCACGGACCTCCTCGCCGACGAGCGCGCGCGGTTCGTCGCCGACCATCCGCGCTCGATCGCCATGGCCAAGGCCGCGGCCGGCGTCTGGCGCGGCGGCGCGCCAATGCACTGGATGAACGACTGGGCCAGCCCCAGCCCGATCTTCGCCGCCCAGGGCGTCGGGGCCCAGGTCACCGACGTGGATGGGAAGCTCTATGACGACTTCTGCCTGGGCGACACGCCGTCGATGTTCGGGCATGGCGACGCCTCGGTGGCCGCCGCCGTCGCCGACCAGATCAAGCGCGGGGCGGGGTTCATGCTGCCGACCGCCTCGGCGGTGATCGTCGGCAAGCTGCTGGCCGAGCGCTTCGGCCTGCCGCTGTGGCAGACGACGACCACGGCCAGCGACGCCAACCGCGCGGCGATCCGCTGGGCGCGGGCGGTGACCCAGCGCCCGAAGGTGCTGGTGTTCGACGGCTGCTACCATGGCATGGTCGACGACGCCTTCGTGGTCTTGAAGGACGGCGCCCGGGTGATGAAGCCCGGCCTGCTGGGCCAGGTCCACGACCTGACCGCCACCACCTGGGTCGTGCCGTTCAACGACCTCGCGGCCCTGGAGAATGCCCTGGCCTCGGACCAGGTGGCCGCCGTCCTGGCCGAGCCGGTGATGACCAACTGCGGGATGATCCTGCCCGAGCCCGGCTTCCATGACGCCCTGCGCAAGCTGACCCGCGACGCCGGGACCCTGCTGATCATCGACGAGACCCACACCATTTCGACCGGGCCCGGCGGCTACACCCGCGCCCATGGCCTGGAGCCCGACATCTTCGTCCTGGGCAAGGCCGTCGCCGGCGGCGTGCCGGCCGCCGTCTGGGGCGTCACCGCCGAGCTCTCGGCGCGGATGGATGAAGCCCAGGCGCGGATTGGTCCGGGCCAGTCCGGCATCGGCACCACGCTGTCGGGCAACGCCCTCGCCATGGCCGCCATGCGGGCGATGCTGTCCGAGGTGATGACCGACGCGGCCTACGCCCGGATGCTGGCCGGCGCCGACCGTCTGGTTGCGGGGCTGAGGGGCGTGATCGCTTCGCGGAAGCTTCCGTGGTCCGTCGTCCATGTCGGCGCCCGCGTCGAACTGGTCTTCGCAGATCCGCCGCCGAAGAACGCCGCCCAGATGCGGAAACTGCTGGACCACGACGCCGTGGAAGCGCTGCATCTGTGGCTGATCAACCGAGGGGTGCTGATCGCGCCCTTCCACAACATGATGCTGGTCTCGCCCGTCACCGAGGACGCGGCGATCGACCGGCTGGTCGCGGCCGTGGACGGCTTCGCGACCGCGATGGGGGACGCATGACAGAATTTCCGCTCATCCCCGCGAAAGCGGGGACCCAAGCCGAGGCTCGGATTTCACTCAGCGCTCAAATTGGCAAGGCCGCTTGGGTCCCCGCTTTCGCGGGGATGAGCGGTATTGAGGAGGGCGGCGCATGAGCATGGTGGCTGACCTGAAAGAATGCCGGGACTTCCTGGCCGCCCATCCGCAGGTGAAGTTCGTCGACGTGTTCTTCACCAGCATGACCGGCGTGCCGCGCGGCAAGCGGCTGCGGATCCACGAGCTGGAGGCGATCTACGAGTACGGCCGCTTCCTGCCGGGCTCGATCCTGGTGGTCGACACCCTGGGCGCCGACTGCGAGGACACCGGCCTGGTCTGGGAGGACGGCGACGCCGACCGCCGCGCGCGGCCCGTGCCGGGGACCCTGACCCTGGCGCCATGGCTGGGTCCCGACGTCGCCCAGGTGATGCTGTCGCTGTACGAACTGGACGGGACGCCCAACGACCTCGATCCGCGCCACGTGCTGCAACGGGTGCTGGACCGCTACGCCGCCGACGGCCTGACCCCCGTCGCGGCCTGCGAGCTGGAATACTACCTGGTCGACCTGGAGCGCGGCCCGAACGGCGAGCTGCAGCCGGCCAAGTCGATGCAGACGGGCCTGCGCCCCAGCGGCATCCAGGTCTATGGCCTGCCCGAGCTGGAGGCCCACGCCCCGTTCCTGCGCGAGCTGTGGGACACGGCCGACACGATCGGCGTGCCGCTGGAAGGGGCGATCTCGGAGTTCGCCCCGGGCCAGGTCGAGCTTACCTTGAAGCACAAGCCCGACGCCCTGCGCGCCGCCGACGACGCGGTGCTGTACAAGCGCGCCGCCAAGGGCGTGGCCTTGCGACATGGCTGCGAGGCGACCTTCATGGCCAAGCCGTGGAGCGACCGCGCTGGCAACGGCTTCCACGTCCATCTCAGCGTCAACGACGCGGACGGAAACAACCTGTGCGCCGCCGAGGACCTGGAAGGTTCGCCGCTGCTGAAACAGGCCATCGCCGGCATGAAGGTTCTGCTGGGCGAGGGCATGGCGATCCTGGCGCCGAACGCCAACAGCTATCGCCGCTTCAAGGCCAACTCTTACGCGCCCGTCGCCCCGACCTGGGGCGTCAACAACCGCACCGTCTCGCTGCGCGTGCCGGCCGGCCCGCCCAAGACCCGCCACGTCGAGCATCGCGTGGCCGGCGCCGACGCCAATCCGTACCTGGTGCTGGCGGTGCTGCTGGCCAGCGCCCACCACGGGATCAAGAACAAGCTGGATCCCGGCCCGGCGGTGGTTGGCGACGGCTACGCGGCGGCGGCCAAGGAGAACATCCGGCTGCCCAGCAACTGGTTCGCGGCGGTCGACCTGTTCGAGCAGTCGGCCGTGCTGCGCGACTATCTCGGCGACCGCTTCGTGGACATGTTCGTCTCGGTCAAGCGCACGGAACAGGCGCGCTTCTTCGAGGTCGTCACCGAACTGGATTTCGACTGGTACCTCCGCAACGCCTAGAGCGTGATAGCCGACAGGCGGCCATCACGCTCTAGAATGTAAGTAAACGAGCCTGTTCATCCGTTTTCGGATGAGTATCCGAAGACGGACAGGCTCTCGGGCTGAGTAGCGCCCAAGGCAGAGCCATCACACGGAACATGAGGGAGTTTCGAATGAGCGGATACAGGAACGGCGGGGCCTCGCGGCGCTCGCTTCTGACGGCCTTCGGGGCGGCGGCCATCGGCTTCAGCTTCACGGCCTGCGGCGAGAAGCCCAAGGCCACGGGCGCCGGCGGCGAAGAGCCCAAGCTGAACTTCTACAACTGGGACACCTATATCGGCGAAACCACGCTGGGCGACTTCAAGAAGGCGTCCGGGATCGACGTGAACATGAGCCTGTTCGCGACCAACGACGAGCTGTTCGCCAAGCTCAAGGCGGGCAATCCGGGCTTCGACGTCATCGTGCCGTCGAACGAGTTCGTGACCCGCATGGGCCAGGCCGGCATGCTGGAGCCGCTGGATCACGCCAAGATCCCGAACATCAAGAACATCGACCCGTCGTTCCTCAATCCGGACTTCGACCCGGGCCGGAAGTACTCGATGCCCTACACCTGGCTGCTGCTGGGCATCGGCTATCGCAAGAGCAAGGTCGACGGCGTGCCCGACAGCTGGAAGTGGCTGTTCGACAGCGACAAATACAAGGGCCGCATCGCCCTGCTGTCGGAGAGCGCCGACCTGGTCCGCCTGGCGGCCAAGTACCTGGGTCACTCGGTCAACAACATCCCCGAGGACATGCTGCCGAAGATCGAGCAGATGCTGATCAAGCAGAAGCCGTTCGTGAAGGCCTTCCACGACGACAACGGTCAGGACCTGCTGGTCTCGGGCGAGGTCGATCTGGTGCTGGAGTACAACGGCGACATCGCCCAGGTGATGAAGGACGATCCGGACCTCGACTTCGTGGTGCCCAAGGAAGGCTCGCTGATCAACAGCGACACCCTCTGCATCCCGAAGGGCGCGCCGCGGCCGAACAACGCCCACGCCTTCATCAACTACCTGCTGGACGCCCAGGCCGGCGCCGAGATCAGCAAGACGATCCTCTACCCGACGCCCAACGCGGCGGCCAAGGCGCTGATGCCGGACGACTACAAGAACAACAAGGTCATCTTTCCGCCCGCCGACATCATGGCCAAGTGCGAGTACGGCGCCTTCGAGGGGGCCGAGAAGGCCAGCCAATACGAGGAACTGATCACCCGGGTGCGGGCGGCCTAGGCGCGGTGAAGTCAAATCCTCCCCCTAGCGGGGGAGGTGTCGCCGCGGGCGACGGAGGGGAAAGTTCTGCTGGCCCCGCGACTTCCCCCTCCGGCCTTCGGCCGCCTCCCCCGCTGGGGGGAGGATTGGAGAACGTGATGGAACAATCCTGGAAACAGGCAAAGGCCGTCTTCGCCGCGGCGCTGGGACCGCCGCTGGTGTGGCTGGTGCTGTTCTTCCTGGCGCCCATGGCGATCGTCTGGGCCTACAGCTTCGGCCACAACGAAGGCCTGACGCAGATCGCCATCACCGGCACCTTCGGCAACTACGCCCGGGCGATCGAGCCGCTGTACCTGAAGATCTTCCTGAAGTCGGCCTGGGTGGCGGGGCTTACCACGGGCCTGTGCCTGGTGCTGGGCTTCCCGGTGGCCCTCGCCATCACCTTCGCCTCCGACAAGGCCAAGACCTGGCTGCTCTTGCTGATCATGCTGCCGTTCTGGACGAACCTCCTGATCCGCACCTACGCCCTGATCGCGGTGCTGCGCACCGAGGGCTACGTCAACCAGAGCCTGGAATGGCTGTGGAAGGGCGGCGGCGGTCTCGCCGCGCTGGTGGGCCTGCAGCCGCTGGGCGACTTCCAGCCGCTGGAGCTGCTGCACAACAATTTCGCGGTGATCCTGGGCCTCGTTTACGTGCACCTGCCCTTCATGGTGCTGCCGCTCTATTCGGCCCTTGATCGCCTGGACAAGTCGCTGCTGGAGGCCAGCCTCGATCTCGGCGCCGGGCACATGCGGACCCTGTTCAAGGTGGTCGTGCCCCTGGCCCTGCCGGGCATCGCCTCGGGGATCCTGATCACCTTCATCCCGGCCCTGGGCGCCTATCTGACGCCGGATCTGCTGGGCGGGCCCGACAGCCAGATGATCGCCAATATCATCGAGCGTCAGTTCAAGCGCGCCAACGACTGGCCCTTCGGCGCGGCCATGTCGTTCGTGCTGATGTACCTGACCTTCATCGCCATCGCGATCCAGGCGGTCCTGGCCAAGCGCACCCCGGAGGCCAAGGGATGAGCAAGAAATCTCCCCCCGGTCCGCTCGAATATCTCCGCCGCTGGCCGATGCAGGCCTGGCTGGCGATGGTGGGGATCTTCCTCTACGCGCCCCTGATCGCCCTGATGGCGTTCAGCTTCAACGACAGCCGGCGCAACATCGTCTGGAAGGGCTTCACGCTCAAATACTACGACAAGCTTTTCAACGACTCCGCCCTGCTGGAGGCGTTCGGCAACAGCCTGACGATCGCGGCGGTCTCGACAGTGATCAGCCTGTTCCTCGGCGCGGCCGCCGCCCTGGTGCTGTGGCGCTTCCGCTTCCCCGGCAAGACCGCCCTGGACGGCGCTTTGGCTCTGCCCATCGTGGTGCCCGAGATCTGCATGGGCGTGGCCATGCTGGTGTTCTTCGCCAAGGTCATGCCCTGGCCCCAGGGGCTGGCGTGGCCGCTGAACCTGGGGGCGATCATCATCGCCCACGTGTCGTTCTCGTTCCCGTTCGTGGCGGTGGTGGTGCGCGCGCGCATGGCCAGCTTCAACCGCGAGATGGAGGAGGCCGCCCGCGACCTGGGAGCCGGCGAGTTCCGCACCATCAAGGACGTGATCCTGCCGCACATGGCCCCGTCGCTGGTGGCCGGAGCCTTGCTGGCCTTCACGCTGAGCCTGGACGACTTCGTCATCACCTTCTTCACCGCCGGTCCGGACACCGTGACCTTCCCGGTGAAGGTCTATTCGATGGTCCGCTTCTCGGTGACGCCCGAGGTCAACGCGGCCTCGACGGTGCTGATCGTGCTGACCGTGCTGCTGACCGCGGCGGCGCTGAAACTGCAGGGGGATCCGGCCGCGACGGCGGGTCATGGGCCTAAGGACTTGGGGGGCGAGAAGCCGTGAGCGAACCGAAATCGATCATCACCTTCGAGAACGTCACCAAGCGCTTCGGCAAGATGGTGGCCGTCGACAATGTCTCGCT
Encoded proteins:
- a CDS encoding bifunctional helix-turn-helix transcriptional regulator/GNAT family N-acetyltransferase, with translation MEVDLLAGFGVGFLGSRLKRLAERMQADAAEVARFLDLPVQPAQMSMLMTIRLHGPITVGELAERLQLAQPTITRALGALGAFVEARRAPGDARSKSLALTPAGEALLVRVQTELLPRIEPAAAELVQGLSGDFMQGLAKVEARLAERSLLERIQAAGRPAMWARDFSDDLAETFHQINAEWIGEMFALEQNDIDLLSRPRELILDKGGVVLFAETPELGVVGTCALMVSKDGWVELTKMGVLKSARGLKVGEFLLAKTLERAASLGMDKVYLLTNKKCGPAIHLYEKLGFVHDAEIMQKFGARYERCDVAMSYRPTPQAPT
- a CDS encoding aspartate aminotransferase family protein; its protein translation is MPDFGANDLDAFWMPFTPNRRFKSHPRMLASASGMFYRTPDGREVLDATSGLWCVNAGHDRPRIREAIQKQAAEMDYAPCFNMGHPLAFQFASRLAQITPKGLDRIFFTNSGSESVDTALKIALAYHRARGKGTKTRLIGRERGYHGVGFGGISVGGIPTNRKYFGSLLTGVDHLPHTHGVAGNRFAKGQPEHGAHLADDLERIVALHDASNIAAVIVEPVAGSTGVLVPPQGYLERLRAICDKHDILLIFDEVITGFGRLAAPFAADRFGVTPDLMCLAKGLTNAAVPAGAVAASTAIYDAMLEGADAPIELFHGYTYSAHPLACAAGIATLETYQEDDLFARAAAIEGYWREAVHGLADAQHVIDIRDLGLVAGVELESRPGAPTARAMEVFETCFDEGLLIRVTGDIIALSPPLILEKAHIDRMVETIRKVLGRVD
- a CDS encoding GntR family transcriptional regulator, with product MKTRKPLADSTAVHDQIYEAIRQALITGRIAPGKGVSLRSLAAELGVSPMPVRDAVRRLVAERALAINPANKRLSVPSLTADRLEQLSMARLWVEPELAARAVANADASLVRQLQAIDADVDEALRLGDVDRYMTANHAFHFALYERAGAEVLLAMAGGLWLQVGPFMRVVFGRVGADGLVADRHAEAIEALRARDPEGARRAIAADLSEGMDKMRVAVEAGNGATIGAAP
- a CDS encoding aldehyde dehydrogenase — translated: MTLPADISERLSRLALPGQAIIDGARVEAASGATFHNVSPRDGLVLNQVAACQAEDVARAVASARAAFEDGRWRDQGPRAKKKVLFRLAELMERDAEELALLESLDVGKPIRDARNVDVPLAIGTCRWYAEALDKVYGEVGASPVDRLSYAVHEPLGVIGAIVPWNFPLHMAMWKVAPALAMGNSVVLKPAEQSPLTALKLGELALEAGLPAGVLNVVPGLGGVAGEALALSMDVDMIAFTGSGPVGRKLMEYSARSNLKRVSLELGGKSPQIVFADCPDLDAAAEAAAWGVFYNQGEVCTAASRLLVEASIKDRFLEKVVAVAKGMAVGDPLDPATQFGAMVSERQMNTALDYIATADSQGARRVLGGSRIRQDSGGFYVEPTIFDRVEADHTLAREEVFGPVLSVLTFKDEDQAVRLANDTVYGLAAGLWTSDINRALRGARRLKAGLVWVNGWDACDITMPFGGFKQSGFGRDRSLHALHKYADLKSVSVTLR
- a CDS encoding NAD-dependent succinate-semialdehyde dehydrogenase, with translation MTLNLVETEAFIDGLWIEGDETFEVLNPADGTVIAKVADLGAGETRVAIEAAHRAFPTWAAKTAKERGAILRKWSDLMLAHTEDLARLMTAEQGKPLAESRGEVAYGAAFIDWFADEAKRAYGHTIPSPMPGKRLASIKQPIGVCAAIAPWNFPIAMITRKVGPALAAGCTVVVKPAAETPLCALAIARLATEAGVPPGVLNVVTGKDSSAIGKALCEDGRVRKLSFTGSTPVGKVLYGQCAGTMKKLSLELGGNAPFIVFDDADLEAAVDGAIASKYRNTGQTCVCANRLIIQAGIHDAFVHRLAEKVAAMKVGPGTGEGVTIGPLINDKAIIKVEALVREAVAGGAKVVTGGDRHDLGGLFYQPTVLSDATPDMRLFQEEIFGPVAPVVKFHTEEQAIELANATPFGLAAYFYSRDVGRCWRVAEAIEAGMVGINEGLISTEVAPFGGVKESGLGREGASEGLDEYFETKYLCFGGVG
- a CDS encoding aspartate aminotransferase family protein translates to MIAELTRTATDLLADERARFVADHPRSIAMAKAAAGVWRGGAPMHWMNDWASPSPIFAAQGVGAQVTDVDGKLYDDFCLGDTPSMFGHGDASVAAAVADQIKRGAGFMLPTASAVIVGKLLAERFGLPLWQTTTTASDANRAAIRWARAVTQRPKVLVFDGCYHGMVDDAFVVLKDGARVMKPGLLGQVHDLTATTWVVPFNDLAALENALASDQVAAVLAEPVMTNCGMILPEPGFHDALRKLTRDAGTLLIIDETHTISTGPGGYTRAHGLEPDIFVLGKAVAGGVPAAVWGVTAELSARMDEAQARIGPGQSGIGTTLSGNALAMAAMRAMLSEVMTDAAYARMLAGADRLVAGLRGVIASRKLPWSVVHVGARVELVFADPPPKNAAQMRKLLDHDAVEALHLWLINRGVLIAPFHNMMLVSPVTEDAAIDRLVAAVDGFATAMGDA
- a CDS encoding glutamine synthetase family protein, which encodes MSMVADLKECRDFLAAHPQVKFVDVFFTSMTGVPRGKRLRIHELEAIYEYGRFLPGSILVVDTLGADCEDTGLVWEDGDADRRARPVPGTLTLAPWLGPDVAQVMLSLYELDGTPNDLDPRHVLQRVLDRYAADGLTPVAACELEYYLVDLERGPNGELQPAKSMQTGLRPSGIQVYGLPELEAHAPFLRELWDTADTIGVPLEGAISEFAPGQVELTLKHKPDALRAADDAVLYKRAAKGVALRHGCEATFMAKPWSDRAGNGFHVHLSVNDADGNNLCAAEDLEGSPLLKQAIAGMKVLLGEGMAILAPNANSYRRFKANSYAPVAPTWGVNNRTVSLRVPAGPPKTRHVEHRVAGADANPYLVLAVLLASAHHGIKNKLDPGPAVVGDGYAAAAKENIRLPSNWFAAVDLFEQSAVLRDYLGDRFVDMFVSVKRTEQARFFEVVTELDFDWYLRNA
- a CDS encoding ABC transporter substrate-binding protein: MSGYRNGGASRRSLLTAFGAAAIGFSFTACGEKPKATGAGGEEPKLNFYNWDTYIGETTLGDFKKASGIDVNMSLFATNDELFAKLKAGNPGFDVIVPSNEFVTRMGQAGMLEPLDHAKIPNIKNIDPSFLNPDFDPGRKYSMPYTWLLLGIGYRKSKVDGVPDSWKWLFDSDKYKGRIALLSESADLVRLAAKYLGHSVNNIPEDMLPKIEQMLIKQKPFVKAFHDDNGQDLLVSGEVDLVLEYNGDIAQVMKDDPDLDFVVPKEGSLINSDTLCIPKGAPRPNNAHAFINYLLDAQAGAEISKTILYPTPNAAAKALMPDDYKNNKVIFPPADIMAKCEYGAFEGAEKASQYEELITRVRAA